A window of Streptomyces sp. SAI-127 contains these coding sequences:
- a CDS encoding cytochrome P450, which translates to MTVESVKPEATVAPELREPPFAGGRVPVLGHGWRMVRDPLSFMSGLRRHGDVVRLRLGPKTVYAPTTPELTGAVALNPDFIIAGPLWESLEGLVGKEGVATANGPQHRRQRRVIQPAFRLDAIPAYGPIMEEEAHALAERWRPGETVDCTSEAFRVAVRVAARCLLRGDFMDERAERLCVALATVFRGMYRRMVIPAGPLYRLPLPPNRKFNRALADLHLLVDEIVAERRASGQKPDDLLTALLEAKDENGEPIGEQEVHDQVVAILTPGSETVAATVMWLLQALAAHPEHADKICAEVESVTGGRPVAFEDVRALTYTNYLVIEVMRLRPAVWILTRRAVRDTELGGCRIPAGADIVYSPYAIQRDPKSYDDSEEFDPLRWSPERAKSVPKHAMSPFSTGNRKCPSDHFSMAQLTLITASLARKYRFEQVPGSDDTPRVGITLKPAGLLLKPVPRR; encoded by the coding sequence ATGACCGTCGAATCCGTGAAACCCGAAGCCACGGTGGCTCCCGAGTTGCGTGAGCCGCCGTTCGCGGGCGGGCGCGTCCCCGTCCTCGGCCACGGCTGGCGGATGGTCCGCGATCCGCTGAGCTTCATGTCCGGGCTCCGGCGGCACGGCGATGTCGTACGCCTCAGGCTCGGCCCCAAGACGGTGTACGCGCCCACCACCCCGGAACTGACCGGAGCGGTGGCGCTCAACCCGGACTTCATCATCGCCGGGCCGCTGTGGGAGTCCCTGGAGGGACTGGTCGGCAAGGAGGGCGTGGCCACCGCCAACGGCCCCCAGCACCGGCGGCAGCGGCGCGTCATCCAGCCCGCCTTCCGGCTCGACGCCATCCCGGCGTACGGGCCGATCATGGAAGAGGAGGCGCATGCGCTCGCCGAGCGCTGGCGGCCCGGTGAGACCGTCGACTGCACCTCCGAGGCCTTCCGGGTCGCCGTGCGGGTCGCGGCCCGCTGTCTGCTGCGCGGGGACTTCATGGACGAGCGCGCCGAACGGCTGTGCGTCGCGCTCGCCACCGTCTTCCGGGGCATGTACCGGCGGATGGTGATACCCGCGGGGCCGCTGTACCGGCTGCCCCTGCCGCCCAACCGAAAATTCAATCGAGCGCTGGCCGATTTGCATCTCCTCGTCGACGAGATCGTCGCCGAGCGCAGGGCATCCGGTCAAAAGCCGGACGATTTGCTGACGGCATTGCTGGAGGCGAAGGACGAGAATGGCGAGCCCATCGGGGAACAGGAGGTGCACGACCAGGTCGTCGCGATACTCACCCCCGGCAGCGAAACCGTCGCGGCCACGGTCATGTGGTTGCTCCAGGCTCTCGCCGCACACCCGGAACATGCGGACAAGATCTGCGCGGAAGTCGAATCGGTCACCGGCGGACGTCCCGTGGCATTCGAGGACGTCCGGGCGCTCACGTACACGAACTATCTGGTGATCGAGGTCATGCGTTTACGGCCCGCCGTGTGGATATTGACGCGGCGGGCGGTGCGGGACACGGAACTCGGTGGCTGTCGCATTCCGGCCGGGGCCGACATCGTGTACAGCCCGTATGCGATCCAGCGCGATCCGAAGTCGTACGACGACAGCGAGGAGTTCGATCCCCTGCGCTGGAGTCCCGAGCGGGCCAAGTCCGTGCCGAAACACGCCATGAGTCCGTTCAGCACGGGTAACCGGAAGTGCCCGAGCGACCATTTCTCGATGGCCCAGCTGACGCTGATCACGGCGTCGCTGGCCCGGAAGTACCGCTTCGAGCAGGTGCCCGGATCCGACGACACGCCACGGGTGGGCATCACACTGAAGCCGGCCGGGCTGTTGCTGAAACCCGTGCCGCGGAGGTAG